Proteins encoded in a region of the Carassius gibelio isolate Cgi1373 ecotype wild population from Czech Republic chromosome B5, carGib1.2-hapl.c, whole genome shotgun sequence genome:
- the LOC127957533 gene encoding protein CWC15 homolog: MTTAARPTFEPARGGRGKGEGDLSALSKQYSSRDLPGHTKIKYRQPTQDAPEEVRARDFRRELEERERVTVKSRDRGAREHTTSSSSSSSSSSKRPRLDQIPAANLDADDPLTDDEDDSDSGSDSDDDTAALLAELEKIKKERAEELERKEREQKAEEERIRMENILSGNPLLNLAGQQQQQQQLQQKTQSQNAFSVKRRWDDDVVFKNCAKGVDESRREKRFINDTLRSEFHKKFMEKYVK; this comes from the exons ATGACCACAGCAGCCAGGCCAACGTTTGAGCCCGCGAGAGGAGGACGGGGCAAAGGAGAGGGTGATCTGAGTGCTTTGTCTAAGCAGTACTCCAGCAGAGACCTGCCAGGACACACCAAGATCAAATACAg GCAGCCCACTCAGGATGCTCCAGAAGAGGTGAGAGCCCGTGACTTCAGACGTGagctggaggagagagagagagtcactgtTAAGAGCAGAGACAGAGGAGCAAGAG AGCACACAACTTCCtcgtcatcatcttcatcctcctcctccaagCGGCCACGTCTGGATCAGATTCCTGCTGCCAACCTGGATGCGGATGATCCCCTCACTGAT GATGAAGATGACTCTGACTCCGGCTCTGACAGTGATGATGACACTGCTGCCCTGCTGGCTGAACTGGAGAAGATCAAAAAGGAGCGAGCTGAGGAGCTAGAGAGGAAG GAAAGGGAACAGAAAGCAGAGGAGGAGAGGATACGTATGGAGAACATTCTGAGCGGGAATCCACTGCTCAATCTGGCcggccagcagcagcagcaacagcagctacaacaaaaaacacaaagcCAGAATGCATTCAGTGTGAAGAGAAG GTGGGACGATGATGTCGTCTTTAAAAACTGCGCTAAAGGAGTGGATGAATCACGTAGAGAGAAACGCTTCATTAACGACACCCTGCGCTCTGAATTCCATAAGAAATTCATGgagaaatatgttaaataa